A single Flavobacteriales bacterium DNA region contains:
- a CDS encoding branched-chain amino acid transaminase codes for MYYTEDTILFYDGSFVKASDTRASLFSQSLHYGNGAFEGIRSYQTSAGPHIFKAAAHFHRLLYSAGKMHLQCPYSVNELIEIAYELIRKNNLKDAYIRPLVFAGENMSLTPASDSHIMMGTWHWGRYLGDTLSRVMISSYERPNPKSCHVEAKVCGHYVNSILATQEAKANNFDEALLLDNRGLVAEGSGANIFFEKDGHLITPSKGNILPGITRTTVFEICRELHIPVQEKEILPEEAKQADSAFFVGTAAEIAGILSLDDTIYPLEWKDSLGFLISNKYRQMVTHSEKIIPDSV; via the coding sequence ATGTATTATACGGAAGATACCATCCTGTTTTATGACGGATCATTCGTAAAGGCGTCCGACACACGCGCCAGCCTTTTCAGTCAGTCTTTGCACTATGGCAACGGTGCGTTTGAGGGAATACGTTCCTACCAAACCTCTGCCGGCCCACATATATTTAAGGCCGCGGCGCATTTTCATCGGCTTTTGTATAGCGCCGGAAAGATGCACCTGCAATGTCCTTATTCCGTAAATGAGTTGATCGAAATCGCTTATGAACTCATCAGAAAAAACAATTTAAAGGATGCTTACATCCGTCCACTGGTATTTGCCGGCGAGAACATGAGCCTGACACCAGCTTCTGACAGTCACATTATGATGGGAACATGGCACTGGGGAAGATACCTTGGAGACACACTTTCCAGGGTTATGATTTCTTCATATGAAAGGCCCAATCCCAAATCTTGTCATGTAGAAGCCAAGGTGTGCGGGCACTATGTAAATTCCATACTTGCCACCCAGGAAGCAAAAGCAAACAATTTTGACGAAGCGCTTTTGCTGGACAATAGGGGATTGGTCGCCGAAGGTTCCGGAGCCAACATCTTTTTCGAAAAGGACGGTCACCTGATCACCCCTTCCAAAGGCAATATACTTCCAGGCATCACAAGAACAACCGTATTTGAAATATGCAGGGAGTTACATATACCTGTTCAGGAAAAGGAAATTCTGCCTGAAGAGGCCAAGCAGGCTGATAGCGCATTCTTTGTGGGAACAGCTGCTGAAATCGCAGGCATACTATCTCTGGACGACACTATATACCCTTTGGAATGGAAGGACTCACTTGGGTTCCTTATCTCCAATAAGTATCGTCAAATGGTTACTCACTCAGAAAAAATTATCCCAGATTCCGTTTAA